One stretch of Clavelina lepadiformis chromosome 6, kaClaLepa1.1, whole genome shotgun sequence DNA includes these proteins:
- the LOC143463016 gene encoding dual specificity tyrosine-phosphorylation-regulated kinase 2-like isoform X1: protein MDVDRVLAALPLIILGESLPAFKTKMTPKSVPESERNKNEVTTRPEMTPVLSGKLPLMELETSWQTEKSFPSPIDLPPLVESVIPHNSPISPNTFEDVRPFSIQRPDAPLFRRPRMNSALTCDRRRRRSGRSKVTYPAIPGKSSLPHHQTRIKLERELPQIETSFQEIFGLQNYQSSNTFGKSHFTSNESSLPQNKTLQFAMSSKRTAGKQMSSHHGHENHISGITHLPHLPDSHHHSHAIGQTGVSNQVQLPPTKLPSAKAMGFRTIGASGHLPLHAGGKTGFSDNVSNGLSRTNTFAGGMRNVAGHQNIFTKPRNAGNRHAVAPSSQGRDSFEVTGLDGVNTRENVVGRVFEGRKLPLSPEESIKAFGSRLTTFEQSEILDYPDIWFLGLDGKKVQGVQGASQNCGYDDENGSYIKVLHDHMIYRYEVLEVIGKGSFGQVVKALDHKTNTLVAVKIIRNKKRFHHQALVEVKILDVLRRRDKDGSHNVIHMLEYFYFRNHLCITFELLGMNLYELIKKNHFQGFSLALIRRIAHALLKCLCLTFKERIIHCDMKPENILIRQKGQSSIKVIDFGSSCYEHQRVYTYIQSRFYRSPEVILGHQYGMAIDMWSFGCILAELYTGYPLFPGENEIEQLACIMEVLGLPPTDYIETAQRRRLFFDSKGNPRCITNSKGRKRRPNSKDLSTAVRNNDPIFLDFLRRCFEWEPSQRMTPDEAMNHEWIIEGRFQKTRGQSRHVSRRSLAINNNIAHSDNEDKNQLTARSDKKAPSSGDMVSKKPLKSGKPGRKPSGKDPKPKEDRGDGSENPKLTEKTQDQENHDRSAETLSGQETTHERLQPIGASNTSMLEADDVDGVTENQDKDALKPSNSIQDKLADGKEDPLVITEGNKLPPIA, encoded by the exons ATGGATGTAGACAGAGTGCTGGCTGCGTTGCCTTTAATAATACTTGGTGAGAGTTTGCCCGCTTTTAAGACGAAGATGACACCGAAAAGTGTTCCCGAGTCAGAACGCAACAAAAATGAAGTAACGACCAGACCGGAAATGACGCCAGTATTATCGGGGAAGCTCCCGCTTATGGAACTTGAAACGTCCTGGCAAACGGAAAAGTCTTTTCCTTCTCCGATAGATTTGCCCCCTTTGGTCGAGTCCGTAATTCCTCATAATTCCCCGATTTCTCCTAATACGTTCGAAGATGTGAGGCCTTTCTCAATCCAGCGACCGGACGCTCCGCTTTTCCGCCGTCCCCGGATGAACTCCGCCTTGACGTGTGACCGACGTAGACGTCGCAGTGGTAGGTCAAAGGTCACTTATCCTGCGATTCCAGGCAAAAGCTCGCTCCCACATCATCAGACGCGAATCAAGTTAGAGAGGGAATTACCCCAAATCGAAACGAGTTTTCAGGAGATTTTCGGATTACAAAATTATCAG AGTTCGAACACCTTCGGAAAAAGCCATTTCACGTCAAACGAATCATCTCTGcctcaaaataaaactttacaa tttGCAATGTCGTCGAAACGAACAGCGGGAAAACAAATGTCCAGCCACCACGGACACGAG AATCACATATCCGGGATTACCCATTTACCCCATTTACCCGACTCCCACCATCACTCGCACGCTATCGGGCAAACTGGGGTTAGTAATCAGGTACAGTTGCCTCCCACCAAACTTCCGTCCGCCAAGGCTATGGGGTTCAGAACGATTGGGGCCAGCGGGCACTTACCCCTACACGCAGGGGGCAAAACCGGTTTCAGTGACAATGTTTCCAATGGCTTGTCCCGGACGAATACTTTCGCAG GTGGCATGCGCAACGTCGCAGGGCATCAGAACATCTTCACCAAACCCCGGAACGCTGGAAATCGACATGCGGTCGCCCCCTCTTCGCAGGGGCGGGATTCCTTTGAAGTGACTGGGCTAGACGGCGTGAATACGCGTGAGAACGTGGTCGGAAGAGTGTTTGAAGGTCGCAAACTCCCTCTGAGCCCCGAAG AATCAATCAAAGCGTTCGGGTCCAGGCTAACCACGTTCGAACAAAGTGAGATCCTAGATTACCCCGACATCTGGTTCCTTGGTCTTGACGGAAAGAAGGTCCAGGGCGTGCAAGGTGCTTCGCAAAATTGCGGTTACGACGATGAAAACGGTTCCTACATCAAG GTGCTGCACGATCACATGATCTACAGGTACGAAGTGTTGGAAGTGATCGGAAAAGGATCGTTTGGACAAGTCGTCAAAGCGCTCGATCATAAAACCAACACTTTGGTCGCGGTGAAGATAATAAGAAATAAGAAAAG GTTCCACCATCAGGCACTGGTCGAAGTGAAGATTTTAGACGTGCTGAGGCGCCGCGATAAGGACGGAAGCCACAACGTCATTCACATGCTCGAGTACTTTTACTTCCGGAACCACCTCTGCATAACCTTTGAACTGCTGGG AATGAACCTGTATGAACTTATCAAGAAGAACCATTTCCAAGGATTCAGCCTTGCCCTCATCCGACGTATTGCCCACGCGCTCCTCAAATGTCTATGCCTAACGTTCAAGGAGCGGATCATTCACTGCGATATGAAGCCG GAAAATATCCTAATTCGACAAAAAGGTCAAAGTTCAATAAAGGTTATTGACTTCGGGTCAAGCTGTTACGAGCATCAGCGAG TTTACACCTACATACAAAGTCGATTCTACCGTTCGCCGGAGGTCATCTTAGGTCATCAGTACGGGATGGCGATTGACATGTGGAGTTTCGGATGTATCCTTGCTGAGCTTTACACCGGATATCCGTTGTTTCCCGGggaaaatgaaattgaacaactTGCTTGCATTATGGAG GTGCTTGGATTGCCGCCAACAGATTACATTGAAACCGCACAAAGACGACGATTGTTCTTCG ACTCCAAGGGAAACCCCCGTTGTATTACCAACAGCAAGGGCCGAAAGCGGAGACCAAACTCGAAGGATTTAAGCACAGCAGTGAGGAATAACGACCCTATTTTCCTGGATTTTCTCAGGAGATGTTTCGA ATGGGAGCCATCCCAGAGAATGACTCCCGACGAAGCAATGAACCATGAATGGATCATCGAAGGAAGGTTCCAGAAGACGAGGGGACAGTCCCGCCACGTGAGCAGAAGATCTTTGGCAATAAACAATAACATCGCGCACAGCGACAATGAGGACAAAAATCAATTGACCGCGCGCTCAG ATAAAAAAGCACCGTCTAGCGGCGATATGGTATCGAAAAAACCACTTAAATCTGGAAAGCCGGGTCGGAAGCCAAGCGGAAAAGATCCGAAGCCAAAGGAAGACCGAGGAGACGGATCAGAAAATCCGAAATTGACAGAGAAGACACAGGATCAGGAAAATCATGACAGATCGGCTGAAACCCTCAGCGGACAAGAAACGACTCACGAGCGCCTCCAGCCGATCGGTGCATCAAACACAAGCATGTTGGAAGCTGATGACGTAGATGGAG TGACCGAAAATCAAGATAAAGATGCTTTGAAACCTTCCAACAGCATCCAGGATAAATTAGCAGATGGTAAAGAAGATCCTCTCGTGATCACGGAAGGCAACAAGCTTCCACCGATTGCCTGA
- the LOC143463015 gene encoding E3 ubiquitin-protein ligase BRE1A-like, translating to MASKRQLESGPSDSDEPQAKRPTVICPPISIGPISSLEEMDIKVLQFQNKKLWERIESRRQAEAELRGQMETMEAKQTATDATLSLVNRYWDQLDENIKVTLQRLSVYEVKQDYENSSQDEEDIKKKSFHRLLSDSEFQDIKGNVSNRLECSRDSFAKIVDAIIQEKEKNSVFNAIEHSEYVDVTLKNKIRDLEENNKHLQQLTTSLQAEHHKFSLERSTLEDKIEGLEERVEELQDTAETARWELKKTRSREDRLTRRLAETLEKLKKGVENENGNGNTSASTQDATSKDTEKVQSDDGQILAESRLKELENFKAEHQKALKELEKLQTDIRNIPENIIFQTTEYRTLKSQFSVLYHESVQMKQLLDESRSMLQLTRNNHLRRIDQMECDELQTQKKLRNELIQLEDTLAKVRHDYEALHAELEQNLAANEQAGPVNREMRHLINSLQNHNRQLKRENQRYKKKVSDLQHDIAKTKQADIQREDDKQESQDGATPSSDDKNEKSDAKRSSEKDEIPPSAEDKLAFEEKIDAQADEIEKLNEQLKTYEAELRELKLLLDMYKGMSKEQREKAEIMASEKEARMHFGDLEDQVSNFKMQISSLEEENESLKSEIASKTKDLAELIMKLSRETERANQLEEKHPRGPDPETLRKIKVLEETIAEQRKNLAATKQEEEALLSEMDVTGQAFEDMQEQNMRLLQQLREKDDANFKLMSERIKANQVQKLLQEEKLVLQDQSATLQLQVEAQNQVVRRLEEKEGALQNTLATVEKEMSLRCQAMDLHKRKAVEMTQVTEDIKRELEKYKGRVVILEESMDRKVESLEEEHFKLSRMQEEGAKLRRKLEKHKKTEGLYSADEVLMEEIKEYKTKLRCPCCNVNNKDAVLTKCYHVFCIKCIKTRYDTRQRKCPKCNAGFGGNDFHRIYIE from the exons ATGGCTAGCAAACGGCAACTAGAGAGTGGACCGTCCGACAGCGACGAACCACAAGCCAAACGACCAACCGTAATATGTCCACCAATCAGCATTGGTCCAATTTCATCATTG gaAGAAATGGACATCAAGGTTTTGcagtttcaaaacaaaaagctttGGGAGAGAATAGAGTCTCGTCGCCAGGCTGAAGCTGAACTAAGGGGGCAGATGGAGACGATGGAGGCAAAACAAACAGCCACCGACGCAACCTTAAGTCTTGTCAATCGATACTGGGACCAG CTTGACGAGAATATAAAGGTGACGTTGCAAAGACTAAGTGTCTATGAAGTCAAGCAAGATTATGAGAACTCGAGCCAGGATGAAGAAGacattaaaaagaaat cgTTCCATCGACTGCTAAGTGACAGTGAGTTCCAGGACATTAAAGGTAATGTGTCCAATCGTTTAGAATGTTCCCGGGACTCTTTTGCGAAGATTGTTGATGCTATCATTCAAGAGAAAGAGAAAAATTCAGTTTTCAA tGCTATTGAACACAGCGAGTATGTTGACGTTACTTTAAAGAATAAGATTCGTGATTTggaagaaaacaacaaacatctGCAACAGCTTACGACCAGTTTACAG GCCGAACATCACAAATTTTCACTCGAACGATCGACATTGGAGGATAAAATAGAAGGCTTGGAAGAAAGGGTCGAGGAACTTCAAGATACAGCGGAAACTGCTCGTTGGGAGTTAAAGAAGACGAGGTCAAGGGAGGACAG ACTTACAAGACGTTTAGCTGAAACGCTGGAGAAATTAAAGAAAGGTGTCGAAAATGAAAACGGCAACGGTAACACTTCGGCTTCTACTCAGGATGCAACTAGCAAG GACACTGAAAAAGTCCAATCTGATGATGGCCAAATATTAGCGGAAAGCAGACTTAAGGAGCTGGAAAACTTCAAAGCAGAACACCAGAAAGCGTTGAAAGAACTTGAAAAACTTCAGACCGAT ataCGAAACATTCCAGAAAATATCATTTTCCAAACAACTGAATACAGGACTTTGAAATCCCAATTCTCAGTTCTCTATCACGAGAGTGTCCAGATGAAACAACTCCTGGATGAATCGAGAAGTATGCTCCAGCTGACCAGGAACAATCATTTGAGAAGAATAGACCAAATGGAG TGTGATGAACTCCAGACCCAGAAAAAGCTTCGAAATGAGCTGATACAACTTGAAGACACGTTGGCCAAG GTACGACATGATTACGAAGCGCTACATGCCGAACTCGAACAGAATCTTGCAGCCAATGAGCAGGCGGGACCAGTGAACCGTGAAATGCGTCACCTGATAAATAGTCTGCAGAATCACAATCGACAATTGAAACGAGAGAATCAGCGCTACAAGAAAAAAGTCTCTGACTTGCAGCACGACATAGCAAAG ACAAAACAGGCTGACATCCAACGTGAGGACGACAAGCAAGAATCGCAGGATGGCGCTACACCATCTAgtgatgacaaaaatgaaaagtcAGATGCAAAAAGATCTTCAGAGAAAG ATGAAATACCACCATCAGCAGAAGATAAACTTGCGTTCGAAGAAAAGATTGATGCTCAAGCAgatgaaattgaaaaactcAACGAACAGCTAAA GACCTATGAAGCTGAATTGAGAGAACTTAAGCTGTTGCTTGACATGTACAAGGGAATGTCCAAAGAACAACGAGAAAAG GCGGAGATCATGGCGAGTGAGAAGGAGGCCCGGATGCATTTTGGTGATCTGGAGGATCAAGTTTCCAACTTCAAGATGCAGATCTCATCCTTGGAGGAGGAAAATGAGTCACTTAAGTCGGAAATAGCTTCGAAGACAAAAGATTTGGCTGAACTCATCATGAAATTAAGCAGAGAAACAGAGAGAGCGAATCAACTGGAGGAGAAACATCCAAGAGGTCCAGATCCTGAAACTCTTCGGAAGATTAAG GTTCTGGAAGAAACGATCGCGGAACAACGGAAGAACCTTGCTGCCACAAAGCAAGAGGAAGAAGCGTTGCTCTCCGAGATGGATGTCACCGGACAAGCATTCGAAGATATGCAGGAGCAGAATATGAGGTTGCTTCAACAGTTGCGTGAAAAAGATGACGCCAATTTCAAACTGATGTCCGAG AGGATCAAAGCAAATCAGGTCCAGAAGTTACTTCAAGAAGAGAAATTGGTCCTCCAGGATCAATCAGCAACACTTCAACTTCAG GTCGAAGCGCAGAACCAGGTTGTACGTCGGCTGGAAGAGAAGGAGGGCGCTCTCCAGAACACTCTCGCCACGGTTGAGAAGGAGATGTCTCTTCGATGTCAGGCCATGGACCTCCACAAGAGGAAG gcaGTAGAGATGACCCAGGTTACGGAAGACATCAAGAGAGAGCTGGAGAAATACAAAGGAAGAGTCGTGATCCTGGAGGAGTCAATGGATCGCAAGGTCGAGAGCTTAGAAGAAGAGCACTTCAAGCTGAGCCGGATGCAG GAGGAAGGGGCCAAGCTCCGTCGCAAGTTGGAAAAACACAAGAAAACTGAAGGACTTTACAGCGCTGACGAAGTGCTCATGGAAGAAATCAAGGAATATAAG ACCAAGCTTCGATGTCCATGCTGCAATGTCAATAATAAGGACGCTGTGCTGACCAAGTGCTACCACGTATTCTGCATCAAATGCATTAAGACGAGGTACGACACGAGACAGAGGAAATGCCCAAAATGCAACGCTGGTTTTGGCGGCAACGACTTCCACCGAATCTACATCgaataa
- the LOC143463024 gene encoding claudin-7-A-like, which translates to MGLRLIEAINFVLLLVGFLMLILCVFLPYWRVRDQEQTVVDQIIYHDGIWLRCITYTAGNWQCDDYERYLFNLKASLNAARGLSLVAMFGSFAGLISALVGCSCNKTNANVKKWFKLMAGGWSIGSGICLVVGVSVYAHDIINNYFLNSDQYGRPTGTRYVFGSSLFVGWVSGAVLLISGAIYVCLGCGKVSESERYPRSFAYRPSQPATIAKEYV; encoded by the exons ATGGGATTACGACTGATAGAGGCTATAAACTTTGTCTTACTACTTGTTGGATTTTTAATGCTCATTTTATGCGTTTTTTTGCCTTATTGGAGAGTTCGAGACCAAGAACAAACTGTTGTTGATCAGATAATTTAT CACGACGGTATCTGGCTCCGGTGCATCACCTACACGGCCGGCAACTGGCAGTGCGACGATTATGAAAGAtatctttttaatttaaaggCATCCCTGAACGCAG CCAGGGGATTAAGCCTTGTAGCGATGTTCGGTTCATTTGCGGGGCTTATATCGGCTTTGGTCGGTTGCAGTTGCAATAAAACCAACGCTAATGTGAAG aaatgGTTTAAGCTCATGGCCGGCGGGTGGAGTATAGGGTCCGGCATATGTCTAGTTGTCGGAGTGTCGGTATATGCtcatgacatcatcaacaacTACTTTCTAAATAGTGACCAGTACGGCAGGCCGACAGGAACAAG GTACGTTTTCGGTTCCTCGCTCTTCGTCGGTTGGGTTTCCGGAGCTGTACTCCTCATATCTGGAGCCATCTATGTGTGTCTCGGATGTGGCAAGGTCTCCGAATCAGAAAGATACCCAAGATCTTTTGCCTACAGGCCAAGCCAGCCTGCGACTATAGCTAAAGAATACGTTTAG
- the LOC143463016 gene encoding dual specificity tyrosine-phosphorylation-regulated kinase 4-like isoform X3, producing the protein MKSEAALIGQKLSAGESSNTFGKSHFTSNESSLPQNKTLQFAMSSKRTAGKQMSSHHGHENHISGITHLPHLPDSHHHSHAIGQTGVSNQVQLPPTKLPSAKAMGFRTIGASGHLPLHAGGKTGFSDNVSNGLSRTNTFAGGMRNVAGHQNIFTKPRNAGNRHAVAPSSQGRDSFEVTGLDGVNTRENVVGRVFEGRKLPLSPEESIKAFGSRLTTFEQSEILDYPDIWFLGLDGKKVQGVQGASQNCGYDDENGSYIKVLHDHMIYRYEVLEVIGKGSFGQVVKALDHKTNTLVAVKIIRNKKRFHHQALVEVKILDVLRRRDKDGSHNVIHMLEYFYFRNHLCITFELLGMNLYELIKKNHFQGFSLALIRRIAHALLKCLCLTFKERIIHCDMKPENILIRQKGQSSIKVIDFGSSCYEHQRVYTYIQSRFYRSPEVILGHQYGMAIDMWSFGCILAELYTGYPLFPGENEIEQLACIMEVLGLPPTDYIETAQRRRLFFDSKGNPRCITNSKGRKRRPNSKDLSTAVRNNDPIFLDFLRRCFEWEPSQRMTPDEAMNHEWIIEGRFQKTRGQSRHVSRRSLAINNNIAHSDNEDKNQLTARSDKKAPSSGDMVSKKPLKSGKPGRKPSGKDPKPKEDRGDGSENPKLTEKTQDQENHDRSAETLSGQETTHERLQPIGASNTSMLEADDVDGVTENQDKDALKPSNSIQDKLADGKEDPLVITEGNKLPPIA; encoded by the exons ATGAAGAGCGAGGCCGCCTTAATTGGGCAAAAATTGAGCGCCGGCGAG AGTTCGAACACCTTCGGAAAAAGCCATTTCACGTCAAACGAATCATCTCTGcctcaaaataaaactttacaa tttGCAATGTCGTCGAAACGAACAGCGGGAAAACAAATGTCCAGCCACCACGGACACGAG AATCACATATCCGGGATTACCCATTTACCCCATTTACCCGACTCCCACCATCACTCGCACGCTATCGGGCAAACTGGGGTTAGTAATCAGGTACAGTTGCCTCCCACCAAACTTCCGTCCGCCAAGGCTATGGGGTTCAGAACGATTGGGGCCAGCGGGCACTTACCCCTACACGCAGGGGGCAAAACCGGTTTCAGTGACAATGTTTCCAATGGCTTGTCCCGGACGAATACTTTCGCAG GTGGCATGCGCAACGTCGCAGGGCATCAGAACATCTTCACCAAACCCCGGAACGCTGGAAATCGACATGCGGTCGCCCCCTCTTCGCAGGGGCGGGATTCCTTTGAAGTGACTGGGCTAGACGGCGTGAATACGCGTGAGAACGTGGTCGGAAGAGTGTTTGAAGGTCGCAAACTCCCTCTGAGCCCCGAAG AATCAATCAAAGCGTTCGGGTCCAGGCTAACCACGTTCGAACAAAGTGAGATCCTAGATTACCCCGACATCTGGTTCCTTGGTCTTGACGGAAAGAAGGTCCAGGGCGTGCAAGGTGCTTCGCAAAATTGCGGTTACGACGATGAAAACGGTTCCTACATCAAG GTGCTGCACGATCACATGATCTACAGGTACGAAGTGTTGGAAGTGATCGGAAAAGGATCGTTTGGACAAGTCGTCAAAGCGCTCGATCATAAAACCAACACTTTGGTCGCGGTGAAGATAATAAGAAATAAGAAAAG GTTCCACCATCAGGCACTGGTCGAAGTGAAGATTTTAGACGTGCTGAGGCGCCGCGATAAGGACGGAAGCCACAACGTCATTCACATGCTCGAGTACTTTTACTTCCGGAACCACCTCTGCATAACCTTTGAACTGCTGGG AATGAACCTGTATGAACTTATCAAGAAGAACCATTTCCAAGGATTCAGCCTTGCCCTCATCCGACGTATTGCCCACGCGCTCCTCAAATGTCTATGCCTAACGTTCAAGGAGCGGATCATTCACTGCGATATGAAGCCG GAAAATATCCTAATTCGACAAAAAGGTCAAAGTTCAATAAAGGTTATTGACTTCGGGTCAAGCTGTTACGAGCATCAGCGAG TTTACACCTACATACAAAGTCGATTCTACCGTTCGCCGGAGGTCATCTTAGGTCATCAGTACGGGATGGCGATTGACATGTGGAGTTTCGGATGTATCCTTGCTGAGCTTTACACCGGATATCCGTTGTTTCCCGGggaaaatgaaattgaacaactTGCTTGCATTATGGAG GTGCTTGGATTGCCGCCAACAGATTACATTGAAACCGCACAAAGACGACGATTGTTCTTCG ACTCCAAGGGAAACCCCCGTTGTATTACCAACAGCAAGGGCCGAAAGCGGAGACCAAACTCGAAGGATTTAAGCACAGCAGTGAGGAATAACGACCCTATTTTCCTGGATTTTCTCAGGAGATGTTTCGA ATGGGAGCCATCCCAGAGAATGACTCCCGACGAAGCAATGAACCATGAATGGATCATCGAAGGAAGGTTCCAGAAGACGAGGGGACAGTCCCGCCACGTGAGCAGAAGATCTTTGGCAATAAACAATAACATCGCGCACAGCGACAATGAGGACAAAAATCAATTGACCGCGCGCTCAG ATAAAAAAGCACCGTCTAGCGGCGATATGGTATCGAAAAAACCACTTAAATCTGGAAAGCCGGGTCGGAAGCCAAGCGGAAAAGATCCGAAGCCAAAGGAAGACCGAGGAGACGGATCAGAAAATCCGAAATTGACAGAGAAGACACAGGATCAGGAAAATCATGACAGATCGGCTGAAACCCTCAGCGGACAAGAAACGACTCACGAGCGCCTCCAGCCGATCGGTGCATCAAACACAAGCATGTTGGAAGCTGATGACGTAGATGGAG TGACCGAAAATCAAGATAAAGATGCTTTGAAACCTTCCAACAGCATCCAGGATAAATTAGCAGATGGTAAAGAAGATCCTCTCGTGATCACGGAAGGCAACAAGCTTCCACCGATTGCCTGA
- the LOC143463016 gene encoding dual specificity tyrosine-phosphorylation-regulated kinase 4-like isoform X2, whose translation MNTHSYKSSDKGHSTYKKERHRREKKSNLLPALGPLKDFDKHQSSNTFGKSHFTSNESSLPQNKTLQFAMSSKRTAGKQMSSHHGHENHISGITHLPHLPDSHHHSHAIGQTGVSNQVQLPPTKLPSAKAMGFRTIGASGHLPLHAGGKTGFSDNVSNGLSRTNTFAGGMRNVAGHQNIFTKPRNAGNRHAVAPSSQGRDSFEVTGLDGVNTRENVVGRVFEGRKLPLSPEESIKAFGSRLTTFEQSEILDYPDIWFLGLDGKKVQGVQGASQNCGYDDENGSYIKVLHDHMIYRYEVLEVIGKGSFGQVVKALDHKTNTLVAVKIIRNKKRFHHQALVEVKILDVLRRRDKDGSHNVIHMLEYFYFRNHLCITFELLGMNLYELIKKNHFQGFSLALIRRIAHALLKCLCLTFKERIIHCDMKPENILIRQKGQSSIKVIDFGSSCYEHQRVYTYIQSRFYRSPEVILGHQYGMAIDMWSFGCILAELYTGYPLFPGENEIEQLACIMEVLGLPPTDYIETAQRRRLFFDSKGNPRCITNSKGRKRRPNSKDLSTAVRNNDPIFLDFLRRCFEWEPSQRMTPDEAMNHEWIIEGRFQKTRGQSRHVSRRSLAINNNIAHSDNEDKNQLTARSDKKAPSSGDMVSKKPLKSGKPGRKPSGKDPKPKEDRGDGSENPKLTEKTQDQENHDRSAETLSGQETTHERLQPIGASNTSMLEADDVDGVTENQDKDALKPSNSIQDKLADGKEDPLVITEGNKLPPIA comes from the exons ATGAACACACATTCCTACAAAAGTTCCGATAAAGG ACATTCCACTTATAAAAAAGAGCGCCATCGCCGTGAAAAGAAAAGTAACCTCCTGCCAGCACTTGGGCCTTTAAAAGACTTCGACAAACATcag AGTTCGAACACCTTCGGAAAAAGCCATTTCACGTCAAACGAATCATCTCTGcctcaaaataaaactttacaa tttGCAATGTCGTCGAAACGAACAGCGGGAAAACAAATGTCCAGCCACCACGGACACGAG AATCACATATCCGGGATTACCCATTTACCCCATTTACCCGACTCCCACCATCACTCGCACGCTATCGGGCAAACTGGGGTTAGTAATCAGGTACAGTTGCCTCCCACCAAACTTCCGTCCGCCAAGGCTATGGGGTTCAGAACGATTGGGGCCAGCGGGCACTTACCCCTACACGCAGGGGGCAAAACCGGTTTCAGTGACAATGTTTCCAATGGCTTGTCCCGGACGAATACTTTCGCAG GTGGCATGCGCAACGTCGCAGGGCATCAGAACATCTTCACCAAACCCCGGAACGCTGGAAATCGACATGCGGTCGCCCCCTCTTCGCAGGGGCGGGATTCCTTTGAAGTGACTGGGCTAGACGGCGTGAATACGCGTGAGAACGTGGTCGGAAGAGTGTTTGAAGGTCGCAAACTCCCTCTGAGCCCCGAAG AATCAATCAAAGCGTTCGGGTCCAGGCTAACCACGTTCGAACAAAGTGAGATCCTAGATTACCCCGACATCTGGTTCCTTGGTCTTGACGGAAAGAAGGTCCAGGGCGTGCAAGGTGCTTCGCAAAATTGCGGTTACGACGATGAAAACGGTTCCTACATCAAG GTGCTGCACGATCACATGATCTACAGGTACGAAGTGTTGGAAGTGATCGGAAAAGGATCGTTTGGACAAGTCGTCAAAGCGCTCGATCATAAAACCAACACTTTGGTCGCGGTGAAGATAATAAGAAATAAGAAAAG GTTCCACCATCAGGCACTGGTCGAAGTGAAGATTTTAGACGTGCTGAGGCGCCGCGATAAGGACGGAAGCCACAACGTCATTCACATGCTCGAGTACTTTTACTTCCGGAACCACCTCTGCATAACCTTTGAACTGCTGGG AATGAACCTGTATGAACTTATCAAGAAGAACCATTTCCAAGGATTCAGCCTTGCCCTCATCCGACGTATTGCCCACGCGCTCCTCAAATGTCTATGCCTAACGTTCAAGGAGCGGATCATTCACTGCGATATGAAGCCG GAAAATATCCTAATTCGACAAAAAGGTCAAAGTTCAATAAAGGTTATTGACTTCGGGTCAAGCTGTTACGAGCATCAGCGAG TTTACACCTACATACAAAGTCGATTCTACCGTTCGCCGGAGGTCATCTTAGGTCATCAGTACGGGATGGCGATTGACATGTGGAGTTTCGGATGTATCCTTGCTGAGCTTTACACCGGATATCCGTTGTTTCCCGGggaaaatgaaattgaacaactTGCTTGCATTATGGAG GTGCTTGGATTGCCGCCAACAGATTACATTGAAACCGCACAAAGACGACGATTGTTCTTCG ACTCCAAGGGAAACCCCCGTTGTATTACCAACAGCAAGGGCCGAAAGCGGAGACCAAACTCGAAGGATTTAAGCACAGCAGTGAGGAATAACGACCCTATTTTCCTGGATTTTCTCAGGAGATGTTTCGA ATGGGAGCCATCCCAGAGAATGACTCCCGACGAAGCAATGAACCATGAATGGATCATCGAAGGAAGGTTCCAGAAGACGAGGGGACAGTCCCGCCACGTGAGCAGAAGATCTTTGGCAATAAACAATAACATCGCGCACAGCGACAATGAGGACAAAAATCAATTGACCGCGCGCTCAG ATAAAAAAGCACCGTCTAGCGGCGATATGGTATCGAAAAAACCACTTAAATCTGGAAAGCCGGGTCGGAAGCCAAGCGGAAAAGATCCGAAGCCAAAGGAAGACCGAGGAGACGGATCAGAAAATCCGAAATTGACAGAGAAGACACAGGATCAGGAAAATCATGACAGATCGGCTGAAACCCTCAGCGGACAAGAAACGACTCACGAGCGCCTCCAGCCGATCGGTGCATCAAACACAAGCATGTTGGAAGCTGATGACGTAGATGGAG TGACCGAAAATCAAGATAAAGATGCTTTGAAACCTTCCAACAGCATCCAGGATAAATTAGCAGATGGTAAAGAAGATCCTCTCGTGATCACGGAAGGCAACAAGCTTCCACCGATTGCCTGA